Proteins encoded together in one Kitasatospora albolonga window:
- a CDS encoding glucoamylase, with translation MTPRIEDYALIGDLQTAALVGRNGSIDWLCLPRFDSGACFAALLGDEENGHWRIAPQGTGPADTCTRRGYAGDSLVLETYWETRTGTVKVIDFMPQRDKSPDVMRIVEGVSGSVAMSSVLRLRFDFGSVVPWVRKAHGHRVAVAGPDSVWLRSEPPVKTWGQQFSTCSSFTVAEGESVAFVLTWHPSHSPRPKLIDPHKALKHTLHDWAKWTGRCTYEGPYREAVLRSLITLKALTYAPTGGIVAAPTTSLPEEIGGVRNWDYRFCWLRDATLTLGAMVSAGYLEEAEAWRDWLLRAVAGDPADLQIMYGLAGERRLPETELPWLGGYENSRPVRIGNAAVRQRQLDVYGEVIDALRLAKVAGLDDKPHAWNLQLSLLGFLESSWREPDEGLWEIRGARRHFVHSKVMAWVAADRAVRSLEENPELPGDADRWRAMRDAVHAEVCEKGYDPERNTFTQSYGSRELDASTLLIVRTGFLPPDDPRVIGTVDAVRAELGSDGLVRRYSTEGASVDGLPGDEGAFLACSFWLVDALQRIGRPEEARELFEHLLELRNDLGLLAEEYDVTAGRQLGNYPQAFSHIGLVNSAVDLAGGQAETAG, from the coding sequence GTGACCCCACGTATCGAGGACTACGCTCTGATCGGCGATCTCCAGACCGCCGCGCTCGTCGGCAGGAACGGTTCGATCGACTGGCTCTGCCTGCCCCGCTTCGACTCCGGCGCCTGCTTCGCCGCCCTGCTCGGCGACGAGGAGAACGGCCACTGGCGCATCGCCCCGCAGGGCACCGGGCCCGCGGACACCTGCACCCGGCGCGGCTACGCGGGTGATTCGCTGGTGCTGGAGACGTACTGGGAGACCCGGACCGGCACGGTCAAGGTCATCGACTTCATGCCGCAGCGCGACAAGTCGCCCGATGTGATGCGGATCGTGGAGGGCGTCAGCGGCAGCGTCGCCATGAGCTCCGTGCTGCGGCTGCGCTTCGACTTCGGCTCCGTCGTGCCCTGGGTGCGCAAGGCGCACGGCCACCGGGTCGCGGTCGCGGGCCCCGACTCCGTATGGCTGCGCAGCGAACCGCCGGTCAAGACGTGGGGCCAGCAGTTCAGCACCTGCTCGTCGTTCACCGTCGCCGAGGGCGAGAGCGTGGCGTTCGTGCTGACCTGGCACCCCTCGCACTCCCCGCGCCCGAAGCTGATCGACCCGCACAAGGCGCTCAAGCACACGCTGCACGACTGGGCGAAGTGGACCGGGCGGTGTACGTACGAGGGGCCGTACCGCGAGGCCGTGCTGCGTTCGCTGATCACGCTGAAGGCGCTGACGTACGCCCCGACCGGGGGCATCGTGGCGGCCCCGACCACCTCGTTGCCGGAGGAGATCGGCGGCGTACGGAACTGGGACTACCGCTTCTGCTGGCTGCGGGACGCCACGCTGACCCTCGGGGCGATGGTCTCGGCCGGGTATCTGGAAGAGGCGGAGGCGTGGCGGGACTGGCTGCTGCGGGCCGTCGCCGGGGACCCGGCGGACCTCCAGATCATGTACGGGCTCGCGGGCGAGCGCCGGCTCCCCGAGACGGAGCTGCCCTGGCTCGGCGGGTACGAGAACTCCCGCCCGGTACGGATCGGCAACGCGGCGGTCCGCCAGCGTCAGCTCGATGTGTACGGGGAGGTCATCGACGCGCTCCGGCTCGCCAAGGTCGCCGGGCTGGACGACAAACCGCACGCCTGGAACCTCCAGCTCAGCCTGCTCGGCTTCCTGGAGTCGTCGTGGCGCGAGCCGGACGAGGGGCTGTGGGAGATCCGCGGCGCGCGGCGCCACTTCGTGCACTCCAAGGTGATGGCCTGGGTCGCCGCCGACCGGGCGGTGCGCTCGCTGGAGGAGAACCCGGAGCTGCCCGGGGACGCGGACCGCTGGCGGGCGATGCGGGACGCCGTGCACGCCGAGGTCTGCGAGAAGGGGTACGACCCCGAGCGGAACACCTTCACCCAGTCGTACGGGTCGCGGGAGCTGGACGCCTCGACGCTGCTGATCGTGCGGACCGGGTTCCTGCCGCCGGACGACCCCCGGGTCATCGGCACGGTCGACGCGGTCCGCGCCGAGCTGGGCAGCGACGGGCTGGTCCGCCGCTACAGCACCGAGGGCGCCTCCGTCGACGGACTGCCCGGCGACGAGGGGGCGTTCCTGGCCTGCTCGTTCTGGCTGGTGGACGCGTTGCAGCGGATCGGCAGGCCGGAGGAGGCGCGGGAGCTGTTCGAGCATCTGCTGGAGCTCCGCAACGACCTGGGGCTGCTGGCCGAGGAGTACGACGTCACGGCCGGGCGGCAGCTGGGCAACTACCCCCAGGCGTTCAGCCACATCGGCCTGGTCAACTCCGCGGTCGACCTGGCCGGTGGGCAGGCGGAGACGGCAGGATAG